A genomic window from Peromyscus maniculatus bairdii isolate BWxNUB_F1_BW_parent chromosome 1, HU_Pman_BW_mat_3.1, whole genome shotgun sequence includes:
- the Lcor gene encoding ligand-dependent corepressor isoform X5 yields MVKLCTHHQKQFIRVLSDLYTESQPGTEDLQPLDSTVMDVSTCSADCAQLSCRQDETDDVCLDGKSPASVNLFLDSSGSPSSLSVTEQTMKEPPPEIDSVDGRENALTIVQKDSSELPDIQPNSRKSADSPTVECLTTLDSSSFNSLHSSKSLEGQTTGQEQDISMKPCEDGEDHAPASVESLTAVDVAAENTEEGGSCIVSQRNSFKALSEEKWDSGFMGNSSSTADKENTLQCGSKTSLHQDLEADEQDARPKQENHLHSLGRNKVGYQTYPSDQGHFDHSKGDWLAPSPTPAVHRAPNGHSRTKMITASIKTARKSKRASGLRINDYDNQCDVVYISQPITECHFENQRSILSSRKTARKSTRGYFFNGDCCELPTVRTLARNLRSQEKGSCSPIAPEVVVTPKQTLTLPTSKHIVGVQHPTVDLQLPTVGVQLPTVGVQHPTADVQLPTTDVQLPTVGMQLLQEDTTDDPGKERNSLEEGGKDMSSAKEYQEPEVCLTVNEQDPSSSPTPGETTACSPACLLPAPLPDEGMPNVPEGNIAVSPPTASALSFLEQDQPPASPLESEEMHTLQECHLTPTTGSTPFISGEDGEDQLCRPQSSPETVVREEHSLCSENESPAVGFDPPLSLELSEHDQSISTEAETGAIPGETLLLEAALPLLESSIVSDENPGETEGGEAASGTGQLEIHDCDRKHSSEQDLSENLDSPEENVDKKKKCKKLPEASDRCLRSQLVDSSSADRCPGSQGLDSSTACSEMKVSKNPAVKHSKREGRSGRATPEGSVIDSIHTDDLEDTENPSVGERSSDEDTTQEGEGVGVITRQTLKSMMAKEVKREEGETSPSSDPTTVGQPLPGKNLEINVWSKIDERDAHVPSESIPCKKDLEQVKEKLGHIATQDVEASVSEVDVEDTHSKDDAGLPSSSLAGISASQSGDPAGPSKLVPRPKRLPSSTYNLRHAHCVDALDTTKVTSEKQVTPVSPAPKESEASESVEPLDEDDADTVVEEQPKFVGWCAEEENQELIANFNAQYLKVQKGWIQLEKEAQPTARAKSKSDKLKEIWKSKKRSRKCRGSLEVQKFSPVQMLFMTNFKLSNICKWFLETTETRSLVIVKKLNTRLPGDIPLVKHPLQKYPPATLYPSSLQAERLKKHLKKFPGAIPARNNWKTQKLWANLRENPGQVEPEAASDSSLGPNGEDTVEEAREGRNSHPPANLPTPASTRILRKYSNIRGKLRAQRLDSSLGGPSEVKQGQKSVCINPLMSPKLALRVGADGFPVTPKRAEGRKRKRGKQMPETLLKVEGQNKRKRAEGCGTQDDRDKGPATKASRGLSAKKLAAKDRGSQLSKKMTLKENKVRICKKAPGKSCPPSRKEKENADKRPSHPAAASEALTKPAKQKGAGDASTKPPKARGRSRKLSSGRGRARPLTKSPESQAAQRKRKLKAKLDSSQSKRRRLDSK; encoded by the coding sequence ATGGTCAAACTGTGCACGCATCATCAGAAGCAATTCATTCGTGTCCTGAGTGACCTATACACCGAATCTCAGCCAGGTACTGAGGACCTGCAGCCTTTAGATTCCACAGTGATGGATGTCTCCACTTGCAGTGCAGATTGTGCCCAGCTGAGCTGCAGACAAGATGAAACGGATGATGTGTGTCTCGATGGGAAGTCTCCTGCTTCTGTAAATTTGTTCTTAGACTCCTCGGGTTCTCCTAGCTCTCTGAGTGTGACTGAACAAACCATGAAGGAACCACCTCCTGAGATAGACTCTgtagatggaagagagaatgccTTGACCATTGTCCAGAAAGATTCCTCTGAACTTCCAGACATTCAACCTAACTCCAGAAAATCAGCAGACAGTCCCACTGTGGAATGCCTCACTACATTGGATTCTTCCTCTTTTAACTCCCTCCACAGTTCCAAAAGCTTAGAGGGGCAAACCACTGGACAGGAACAAGACATCAGCATGAAACCCTGTGAGGATGGTGAAGACCATGCCCCAGCCTCAGTCGAAAGTCTGACTGCAGTGGACGTGGCAGCTGAGAATACTGAAGAAGGTGGTAGCTGTATTGTTTCTCAAAGAAACTCATTCAAAGCTTTATCAGAAGAGAAATGGGACTCAGGGTTTATGGGAAACTCATCTAGTACTGCAGACAAAGAGAATACTTTACAGTGTGGCTCAAAAACATCCTTACACCAGGATTTAGAGGCAGATGAACAAGATGCGAGGCCAAAGCAAGAGAACCATCTTCATTCACTAGGTAGAAACAAGGTGGGTTACCAGACATACCCCAGCGACCAGGGCCATTTTGATCATTCCAAAGGTGATTGGTTAGCTCCCAGCCCCACACCAGCTGTACACAGAGCACCCAATGGTCACTCTCGAACCAAGATGATAACAGCCTCCATCAAGACTGCTCGGAAGAGTAAGAGGGCATCAGGCTTGAGGATAAATGATTATGACAACCAGTGTGATGTTGTTTATATCAGCCAACCAATAACAGAatgccactttgaaaatcaaagaTCCATATTGTCTTCTCGGAAAACAGCCCGAAAGAGTACCCGGGGATACTTTTTTAATGGTGATTGTTGTGAATTGCCAACTGTTCGCACACTGGCCAGAAATTTACGCTCCCAAGAAAAGGGAAGCTGCTCACCGATAGCACCAGAGGTAGTGGTGACTCCCAAGCAGACTCTTACACTTCCCACCTCAAAGCACATAGTAGGTGTGCAGCATCCAACAGTAGATCTGCAGCTTCCCACAGTAGGTGTGCAGCTTCCCACCGTAGGTGTGCAGCATCCAACTGCAGATGTACAGCTTCCAACTACAGATGTACAGCTTCCCACAGTAGGAATGCAACTTCTGCAAGAAGATACCACTGACGatcctgggaaggaaagaaactCCCTTGAGGAAGGAGGCAAAGACATGTCATCAGCAAAAGAGTATCAGGAGCCAGAGGTTTGCCTTACTGTGAATGAACAGGATCCTAGCAGCTCCCCTACTCCAGGAGAGACCACAGCCTGTAGTCCGGCATGTCTTCTGCCTGCACCCCTCCCTGATGAGGGTATGCCTAATGTTCCAGAAGGCAACATTGCAGTCTCACCTCCAACAGCAAGTGCACTATCTTTCCTTGAGCAAGACCAGCCACCAGCTTCTCCTCTGGAGTCAGAGGAAATGCATACACTCCAGGAGTGTCACCTGACTCCCACAACCGGAAGCACCCCCTTCATCTCTGGGGAAGATGGTGAAGACCAGCTGTGTAGACCTCAGTCTTCTCCTGAAACAGTCGTCAGAGAAGAGCATTCTCTGTGCTCAGAAAATGAAAGTCCTGCTGTGGGTTTCGATCCTCCCCTGAGTCTAGAACTGTCTGAGCATGACCAAAGCATCAGTACTGAGGCTGAGACTGGAGCTATCCCTGGGGAGACGCTGTTGCTAGAAGCCGCCCTGCCCCTCCTGGAAAGCAGCATTGTCAGTGATGAGAACCCGGGTGAGACCGAGGGAGGTGAGGCAGCCAGTGGAACTGGACAGCTGGAGATACATGACTGTGATAGAAAACACTCATCAGAACAGGATCTGAGTGAAAACTTGGACTCGCCCGAAGAGAATGTGGACAAGAAGAAAAAGTGTAAAAAGCTCCCTGAGGCCTCTGATAGATGCCTAAGAAGTCAACTTGTAGATTCATCCTCTGCTGACAGGTGCCCAGGAAGCCAAGGTTTAGATTCATCCACTGCTTGTTCTGAAATGAAGGTTTCTAAAAATCCTGCCGTAAAGCATTCTAAAAGAGAAGGGCGCTCTGGTAGGGCAACCCCCGAGGGCTCAGTGATTGACAGCATCCATACAGATGATCTGGAGGACACTGAAAACCCCAGTGTCGGTGAACGTTCCTCTGATGAAGATACCACGCAGGAGGGTGAAGGAGTTGGAGTCATCACAAGGCAGACTTTAAAAAGCATGATGGCAAAGGAAGTtaaaagagaagaaggggagactTCCCCAAGCAGTGACCCCACCACAGTTGGCCAGCCACTGCCTGGGAAGAACCTGGAAATTAATGTCTGGTCCAAAATAGATGAGAGAGATGCACATGTGCCCTCGGAAAGCATTCCTTGTAAGAAGGACCTGGAGCAGGTAAAAGAGAAGCTGGGACACATTGCCACACAGGATGTGGAAGCCTCTGTGAGTGAGGTAGACGTTGAGGATACCCACTCTAAAGATGATGCTGGCCTTCCTTCATCTAGCTTAGCTGGGATATCAGCCAGTCAGAGTGGTGATCCTGCTGGGCCATCAAAATTGGTACCAAGACCTAAGAGATTGCCTTCTTCAACTTACAACCTGAGACACGCTCATTGTGTGGATGCCTTGGACACTACAAAAGTGACTTCTGAAAAGCAAGTCACACCAGTCAGCCCAGCACCAAAGGAAAGTGAAGCTTCTGAGAGTGTGGAGCCCTTGGATGAGGACGATGCAGACACGGTGGTGGAAGAGCAGCCCAAGTTTGTGGGATGGTGTGCAGAGGAGGAGAACCAGGAGCTGATCGCCAACTTCAACGCCCAGTACCTGAAAGTTCAGAAGGGCTGGATCCAGTTGGAGAAAGAAGCACAGCCAACAGCAAGAGCAAAGAGCAAGTCCGACAAGCTGAAGGAGATTTGGAAGAGCAAGAAGAGGTCACGGAAGTGCAGGGGTTCATTGGAGGTGCAAAAGTTTTCTCCTGTTCAGATGCTGTTTATGACAAACTTTAAACTGTCTAACATCTGTAAGTGGTTCTTAGAGACAACAGAAACTCGGTCTCTGGTCATTGTGAAGAAACTAAATACTCGTCTTCCAGGAGACATCCCCCTTGTTAAACACCCTCTTCAGAAGTACCCTCCTGCCACCCTATACCCCAGTTCACTACAGGCAGAACGCTtgaaaaaacacttaaagaaatttcCTGGAGCCATTCCTGCTAGGAACAATTGGAAAACACAGAAGCTGTGGGCTAACCTGCGAGAGAATCCTGGCCAGGTGGAGCCAGAGGCTGCCAGTGACAGCAGCCTCGGCCCTAACGGTGAAGACACTGTAGAGGAAGCCAGGGAAGGTAGAAATAGCCATCCTCCCGCCAACCTGCCTACTCCAGCCAGCACCCGGATCCTTAGAAAGTATTCCAATATTCGAGGGAAGCTCAGAGCCCAGCGCCTGGACAGCTCACTGGGCGGACCTTCCGAAGTGAAGCAGGGCCAGAAGAGCGTGTGCATCAACCCGCTGATGTCCCCCAAGCTGGCCCTCCGGGTGGGTGCAGATGGCTTTCCTGTCACCCCCAAGAGGGCTGAAGGACgcaagaggaaaagagggaagcaGATGCCTGAAACCTTGCTTAAAGTAGAAGGTCAGAACAAGCGCAAAAGAGCAGAAGGCTGCGGAACTCAGGATGATAGGGACAAGGGGCCAGCAACAAAAGCCAGCAGAGGCCTTTCTGCCAAGAAGCTAGCTGCAAAGGACAGAGGCAGCCAACTATCcaagaagatgaccttgaaagaGAATAAAGTGAGAATCTGTAAAAAGGCTCCCGGGAAGAGCTGCCCACcatccaggaaagaaaaagagaatgcgGACAAAAGGCCTAGCcatcctgctgcagcctctgaaGCGCTGACAAAGCCTGCCAAGCAAAAGGGGGCAGGAGATGCCTCTACAAAGCCCCCCAAAGccagagggagaagcaggaagctgagcagtGGTAGGGGCCGAGCCAGACCCTTGACAAAAAGCCCAGAGAGCCAGGCtgcccagagaaagagaaagctcaAGGCCAAACTGGACTCTTCACAGAGCAAACGTCGACGCTTAGATTCCAAGTGA
- the Lcor gene encoding ligand-dependent corepressor isoform X4 produces the protein MQRMIQQFAAEYTSKNSSTQDPSQPNSTKNQSLPKASPVTTSPTAATTQNPVLSKLLMADQDSPLDLTVRKSQSEPSEQDGVLDLSTKKSPCASSTSLSHSSGCSSTQGNGKNSTEASAVDSNHPSKPPLEKFMVKLCTHHQKQFIRVLSDLYTESQPGTEDLQPLDSTVMDVSTCSADCAQLSCRQDETDDVCLDGKSPASVNLFLDSSGSPSSLSVTEQTMKEPPPEIDSVDGRENALTIVQKDSSELPDIQPNSRKSADSPTVECLTTLDSSSFNSLHSSKSLEGQTTGQEQDISMKPCEDGEDHAPASVESLTAVDVAAENTEEGGSCIVSQRNSFKALSEEKWDSGFMGNSSSTADKENTLQCGSKTSLHQDLEADEQDARPKQENHLHSLGRNKVGYQTYPSDQGHFDHSKGDWLAPSPTPAVHRAPNGHSRTKMITASIKTARKSKRASGLRINDYDNQCDVVYISQPITECHFENQRSILSSRKTARKSTRGYFFNGDCCELPTVRTLARNLRSQEKGSCSPIAPEVVVTPKQTLTLPTSKHIVGVQHPTVDLQLPTVGVQLPTVGVQHPTADVQLPTTDVQLPTVGMQLLQEDTTDDPGKERNSLEEGGKDMSSAKEYQEPEVCLTVNEQDPSSSPTPGETTACSPACLLPAPLPDEGMPNVPEGNIAVSPPTASALSFLEQDQPPASPLESEEMHTLQECHLTPTTGSTPFISGEDGEDQLCRPQSSPETVVREEHSLCSENESPAVGFDPPLSLELSEHDQSISTEAETGAIPGETLLLEAALPLLESSIVSDENPGETEGGEAASGTGQLEIHDCDRKHSSEQDLSENLDSPEENVDKKKKCKKLPEASDRCLRSQLVDSSSADRCPGSQGLDSSTACSEMKVSKNPAVKHSKREGRSGRATPEGSVIDSIHTDDLEDTENPSVGERSSDEDTTQEGEGVGVITRQTLKSMMAKEVKREEGETSPSSDPTTVGQPLPGKNLEINVWSKIDERDAHVPSESIPCKKDLEQVKEKLGHIATQDVEASVSEVDVEDTHSKDDAGLPSSSLAGISASQSGDPAGPSKLVPRPKRLPSSTYNLRHAHCVDALDTTKVTSEKQVTPVSPAPKESEASESVEPLDEDDADTVVEEQPKFVGWCAEEENQELIANFNAQYLKVQKGWIQLEKEAQPTARAKSKSDKLKEIWKSKKRSRKCRGSLEVQKFSPVQMLFMTNFKLSNICKWFLETTETRSLVIVKKLNTRLPGDIPLVKHPLQKYPPATLYPSSLQAERLKKHLKKFPGAIPARNNWKTQKLWANLRENPGQVEPEAASDSSLGPNGEDTVEEAREGRNSHPPANLPTPASTRILRKYSNIRGKLRAQRLDSSLGGPSEVKQGQKSVCINPLMSPKLALRVGADGFPVTPKRAEGRKRKRGKQMPETLLKVEGQNKRKRAEGCGTQDDRDKGPATKASRGLSAKKLAAKDRGSQLSKKMTLKENKVRICKKAPGKSCPPSRKEKENADKRPSHPAAASEALTKPAKQKGAGDASTKPPKARGRSRKLSSGRGRARPLTKSPESQAAQRKRKLKAKLDSSQSKRRRLDSK, from the coding sequence TAAGAATTCAACAGAGGCATCAGCAGTTGATTCTAACCATCCATCGAAGCCCCCACTGGAGAAGTTTATGGTCAAACTGTGCACGCATCATCAGAAGCAATTCATTCGTGTCCTGAGTGACCTATACACCGAATCTCAGCCAGGTACTGAGGACCTGCAGCCTTTAGATTCCACAGTGATGGATGTCTCCACTTGCAGTGCAGATTGTGCCCAGCTGAGCTGCAGACAAGATGAAACGGATGATGTGTGTCTCGATGGGAAGTCTCCTGCTTCTGTAAATTTGTTCTTAGACTCCTCGGGTTCTCCTAGCTCTCTGAGTGTGACTGAACAAACCATGAAGGAACCACCTCCTGAGATAGACTCTgtagatggaagagagaatgccTTGACCATTGTCCAGAAAGATTCCTCTGAACTTCCAGACATTCAACCTAACTCCAGAAAATCAGCAGACAGTCCCACTGTGGAATGCCTCACTACATTGGATTCTTCCTCTTTTAACTCCCTCCACAGTTCCAAAAGCTTAGAGGGGCAAACCACTGGACAGGAACAAGACATCAGCATGAAACCCTGTGAGGATGGTGAAGACCATGCCCCAGCCTCAGTCGAAAGTCTGACTGCAGTGGACGTGGCAGCTGAGAATACTGAAGAAGGTGGTAGCTGTATTGTTTCTCAAAGAAACTCATTCAAAGCTTTATCAGAAGAGAAATGGGACTCAGGGTTTATGGGAAACTCATCTAGTACTGCAGACAAAGAGAATACTTTACAGTGTGGCTCAAAAACATCCTTACACCAGGATTTAGAGGCAGATGAACAAGATGCGAGGCCAAAGCAAGAGAACCATCTTCATTCACTAGGTAGAAACAAGGTGGGTTACCAGACATACCCCAGCGACCAGGGCCATTTTGATCATTCCAAAGGTGATTGGTTAGCTCCCAGCCCCACACCAGCTGTACACAGAGCACCCAATGGTCACTCTCGAACCAAGATGATAACAGCCTCCATCAAGACTGCTCGGAAGAGTAAGAGGGCATCAGGCTTGAGGATAAATGATTATGACAACCAGTGTGATGTTGTTTATATCAGCCAACCAATAACAGAatgccactttgaaaatcaaagaTCCATATTGTCTTCTCGGAAAACAGCCCGAAAGAGTACCCGGGGATACTTTTTTAATGGTGATTGTTGTGAATTGCCAACTGTTCGCACACTGGCCAGAAATTTACGCTCCCAAGAAAAGGGAAGCTGCTCACCGATAGCACCAGAGGTAGTGGTGACTCCCAAGCAGACTCTTACACTTCCCACCTCAAAGCACATAGTAGGTGTGCAGCATCCAACAGTAGATCTGCAGCTTCCCACAGTAGGTGTGCAGCTTCCCACCGTAGGTGTGCAGCATCCAACTGCAGATGTACAGCTTCCAACTACAGATGTACAGCTTCCCACAGTAGGAATGCAACTTCTGCAAGAAGATACCACTGACGatcctgggaaggaaagaaactCCCTTGAGGAAGGAGGCAAAGACATGTCATCAGCAAAAGAGTATCAGGAGCCAGAGGTTTGCCTTACTGTGAATGAACAGGATCCTAGCAGCTCCCCTACTCCAGGAGAGACCACAGCCTGTAGTCCGGCATGTCTTCTGCCTGCACCCCTCCCTGATGAGGGTATGCCTAATGTTCCAGAAGGCAACATTGCAGTCTCACCTCCAACAGCAAGTGCACTATCTTTCCTTGAGCAAGACCAGCCACCAGCTTCTCCTCTGGAGTCAGAGGAAATGCATACACTCCAGGAGTGTCACCTGACTCCCACAACCGGAAGCACCCCCTTCATCTCTGGGGAAGATGGTGAAGACCAGCTGTGTAGACCTCAGTCTTCTCCTGAAACAGTCGTCAGAGAAGAGCATTCTCTGTGCTCAGAAAATGAAAGTCCTGCTGTGGGTTTCGATCCTCCCCTGAGTCTAGAACTGTCTGAGCATGACCAAAGCATCAGTACTGAGGCTGAGACTGGAGCTATCCCTGGGGAGACGCTGTTGCTAGAAGCCGCCCTGCCCCTCCTGGAAAGCAGCATTGTCAGTGATGAGAACCCGGGTGAGACCGAGGGAGGTGAGGCAGCCAGTGGAACTGGACAGCTGGAGATACATGACTGTGATAGAAAACACTCATCAGAACAGGATCTGAGTGAAAACTTGGACTCGCCCGAAGAGAATGTGGACAAGAAGAAAAAGTGTAAAAAGCTCCCTGAGGCCTCTGATAGATGCCTAAGAAGTCAACTTGTAGATTCATCCTCTGCTGACAGGTGCCCAGGAAGCCAAGGTTTAGATTCATCCACTGCTTGTTCTGAAATGAAGGTTTCTAAAAATCCTGCCGTAAAGCATTCTAAAAGAGAAGGGCGCTCTGGTAGGGCAACCCCCGAGGGCTCAGTGATTGACAGCATCCATACAGATGATCTGGAGGACACTGAAAACCCCAGTGTCGGTGAACGTTCCTCTGATGAAGATACCACGCAGGAGGGTGAAGGAGTTGGAGTCATCACAAGGCAGACTTTAAAAAGCATGATGGCAAAGGAAGTtaaaagagaagaaggggagactTCCCCAAGCAGTGACCCCACCACAGTTGGCCAGCCACTGCCTGGGAAGAACCTGGAAATTAATGTCTGGTCCAAAATAGATGAGAGAGATGCACATGTGCCCTCGGAAAGCATTCCTTGTAAGAAGGACCTGGAGCAGGTAAAAGAGAAGCTGGGACACATTGCCACACAGGATGTGGAAGCCTCTGTGAGTGAGGTAGACGTTGAGGATACCCACTCTAAAGATGATGCTGGCCTTCCTTCATCTAGCTTAGCTGGGATATCAGCCAGTCAGAGTGGTGATCCTGCTGGGCCATCAAAATTGGTACCAAGACCTAAGAGATTGCCTTCTTCAACTTACAACCTGAGACACGCTCATTGTGTGGATGCCTTGGACACTACAAAAGTGACTTCTGAAAAGCAAGTCACACCAGTCAGCCCAGCACCAAAGGAAAGTGAAGCTTCTGAGAGTGTGGAGCCCTTGGATGAGGACGATGCAGACACGGTGGTGGAAGAGCAGCCCAAGTTTGTGGGATGGTGTGCAGAGGAGGAGAACCAGGAGCTGATCGCCAACTTCAACGCCCAGTACCTGAAAGTTCAGAAGGGCTGGATCCAGTTGGAGAAAGAAGCACAGCCAACAGCAAGAGCAAAGAGCAAGTCCGACAAGCTGAAGGAGATTTGGAAGAGCAAGAAGAGGTCACGGAAGTGCAGGGGTTCATTGGAGGTGCAAAAGTTTTCTCCTGTTCAGATGCTGTTTATGACAAACTTTAAACTGTCTAACATCTGTAAGTGGTTCTTAGAGACAACAGAAACTCGGTCTCTGGTCATTGTGAAGAAACTAAATACTCGTCTTCCAGGAGACATCCCCCTTGTTAAACACCCTCTTCAGAAGTACCCTCCTGCCACCCTATACCCCAGTTCACTACAGGCAGAACGCTtgaaaaaacacttaaagaaatttcCTGGAGCCATTCCTGCTAGGAACAATTGGAAAACACAGAAGCTGTGGGCTAACCTGCGAGAGAATCCTGGCCAGGTGGAGCCAGAGGCTGCCAGTGACAGCAGCCTCGGCCCTAACGGTGAAGACACTGTAGAGGAAGCCAGGGAAGGTAGAAATAGCCATCCTCCCGCCAACCTGCCTACTCCAGCCAGCACCCGGATCCTTAGAAAGTATTCCAATATTCGAGGGAAGCTCAGAGCCCAGCGCCTGGACAGCTCACTGGGCGGACCTTCCGAAGTGAAGCAGGGCCAGAAGAGCGTGTGCATCAACCCGCTGATGTCCCCCAAGCTGGCCCTCCGGGTGGGTGCAGATGGCTTTCCTGTCACCCCCAAGAGGGCTGAAGGACgcaagaggaaaagagggaagcaGATGCCTGAAACCTTGCTTAAAGTAGAAGGTCAGAACAAGCGCAAAAGAGCAGAAGGCTGCGGAACTCAGGATGATAGGGACAAGGGGCCAGCAACAAAAGCCAGCAGAGGCCTTTCTGCCAAGAAGCTAGCTGCAAAGGACAGAGGCAGCCAACTATCcaagaagatgaccttgaaagaGAATAAAGTGAGAATCTGTAAAAAGGCTCCCGGGAAGAGCTGCCCACcatccaggaaagaaaaagagaatgcgGACAAAAGGCCTAGCcatcctgctgcagcctctgaaGCGCTGACAAAGCCTGCCAAGCAAAAGGGGGCAGGAGATGCCTCTACAAAGCCCCCCAAAGccagagggagaagcaggaagctgagcagtGGTAGGGGCCGAGCCAGACCCTTGACAAAAAGCCCAGAGAGCCAGGCtgcccagagaaagagaaagctcaAGGCCAAACTGGACTCTTCACAGAGCAAACGTCGACGCTTAGATTCCAAGTGA